CGTTTTGGCCCAGGCAGTATATACGTTTGTGATGTTTCCATTTTCATCCACACTCTTCTTTAGAAAATCATACCCCTTTTCGAAAAACGCGCTATACTGATCCGGGATCCAGCCGTTTCGGACTGATTCTTTCATTGCACTCAGGCACATGGCCATTCCGGTCACTTCTTCGGGAGAAGTCGGATCGTCCACGAGTACGTGAAGACCGCCATTTTTTCCCTGATATTTCTGTACTGCATCAGCGATTGTTTCAGCCTGCTTGGCGAAATACTCAAACCTGGGGTGAGTATTCGGCAGGTTGCGGAGAAGGCCTACAATAGACCACAACAACCAACCCTGAGAACGACACCAATAGGTTTTGCCAATGACATCATCAAAGATTCCGGTGATCACCAGACCCGTTTTTTTGTCGAGGAAAATATCTATTCCTGTGTCCAACTGAATAATCGCCTGCTTATAATAGACCTCAGACAATTCACCAGTCGTTAGATTTCCCGCAATTGCATTGGCCCTCGTAGCCCAATATGTGGTATCTGGTATCGCAAATCGTGTGAAATTGCCATCATCGTGTGCCACCATCCCATATCTATCCCGGGCGCACTCATGCAGGATGGCATCGGCCACATCAAGGCACACAGTCCGTGCTATGGGATTATTC
This Marinoscillum sp. 108 DNA region includes the following protein-coding sequences:
- a CDS encoding glycoside hydrolase family 88 protein; its protein translation is MDRREFTNLIMLSGVGSMVLAPGMASAGAKLFEKSDGGFPDNLPDNLRKMVENTLAKPYSEITTNWDGSIQIEGLLRFAKRGHEASFTYAKEWFEYRLKTDSQMTDEEYFQQYITKARARINRRGPLTFSIYSANLGVAFPVYDLYKLTNNPIARTVCLDVADAILHECARDRYGMVAHDDGNFTRFAIPDTTYWATRANAIAGNLTTGELSEVYYKQAIIQLDTGIDIFLDKKTGLVITGIFDDVIGKTYWCRSQGWLLWSIVGLLRNLPNTHPRFEYFAKQAETIADAVQKYQGKNGGLHVLVDDPTSPEEVTGMAMCLSAMKESVRNGWIPDQYSAFFEKGYDFLKKSVDENGNITNVYTAWAKTAEAKEVNRMNENFRGFVPGILMVAADEMTK